A region of Burkholderiales bacterium JOSHI_001 DNA encodes the following proteins:
- a CDS encoding Peroxiredoxin (PFAM: AhpC/TSA family) translates to MTPVLNKNLPEFEALATSGVKFTPQAFAGKTVVLYFYPKDHTPGCTTEAMQFRDKHKDFVKAGAVVFGVSRDNMTSHDKFRQALELPFELIADTEEKLCHMFGVVKNKIMYGKKVKGIERSTFVIDAAGVLRAEWRGIKVAGHVDEVLKVVKDLKKAA, encoded by the coding sequence ATGACGCCCGTCCTCAACAAAAACCTCCCCGAGTTCGAAGCGTTGGCCACCAGCGGCGTGAAATTCACGCCGCAGGCTTTCGCCGGCAAGACCGTGGTGCTGTACTTCTACCCCAAGGACCACACCCCCGGCTGCACCACCGAGGCGATGCAGTTCCGCGACAAGCACAAGGACTTCGTGAAGGCCGGTGCCGTGGTCTTTGGCGTGTCGCGCGACAACATGACCAGCCATGACAAGTTCCGCCAGGCGCTGGAACTGCCCTTCGAGCTGATCGCCGACACCGAAGAAAAGCTCTGCCACATGTTCGGCGTGGTCAAGAACAAGATCATGTACGGCAAGAAGGTCAAGGGCATCGAGCGCAGCACCTTCGTCATCGACGCCGCTGGCGTGTTGCGGGCCGAATGGCGCGGCATCAAGGTGGCCGGCCATGTGGACGAAGTGCTGAAGGTCGTGAAAGACCTGAAGAAGGCCGCCTGA
- a CDS encoding Zn-dependent oligopeptidase (PFAM: Peptidase family M3), with amino-acid sequence MKKLLSAYALSTWLALPVLAQPALSGPAFPRFENPAALTTACDSGLAQAKVSLATLLQQKVDKHWLRAYDNFSAGLEDLSNPLLFLANVHPDKALREASEACELRWQDFLSSLGQNPALYRALKAVPAADAIDRELRQAALDGLVDSGVGLPPAQRKRVKQLSDGLAALEQSFQRNIRDANTRVAFSEAEVAGVPEAVWKDAKRNDQGQVLLGLDMPIYLPVMQGAESAAARERMWRAKSNEGGEPNLKLLAQIRQQRQQLAALFRQPSYAHFKLRRQMAANPQRAMAFLDEVKAAVTVGEKGDLEEMRQAKARHLKQDPAGVKLQRWDVAFYEERVRRERYAVDQEAFRPYFPPQQSLEFVMRVVEKAMGVRYTRVPDVALWHPEALAYAVADAGTGRSLGTLYVDLYPREGKYNHAAVWPLRGASVVTGRTPIAALVVNFDRQGLSLEELETLLHEFGHAVHNNLSAVRYASQAGTSVKHDFVEAPSQMLEDWVYDPKVLQVFQEVCPACKPVPEAMLAQAVKARDFAKGVLYARQHLYASYDLALFGTRAQDPLALWQQMEGATALGHVAGTMFPAGFGHIAGGYGAGYYGYLWSLVLAMDMRTAFGDNKLDAQVGRRYRDTVLANGSQFPPDALLRRFLGREANAKAFFDYLRK; translated from the coding sequence ATGAAGAAGCTGCTTTCTGCGTACGCCTTGTCCACCTGGCTGGCCCTGCCGGTGCTGGCTCAACCGGCCTTGTCAGGCCCCGCCTTCCCCCGCTTTGAGAACCCTGCCGCGCTGACGACCGCCTGCGACAGCGGCCTGGCGCAAGCCAAGGTCAGCCTGGCCACGTTGCTCCAGCAGAAGGTCGACAAGCACTGGCTGCGGGCCTACGACAACTTCAGCGCCGGGCTCGAAGACCTGAGCAACCCTTTGCTGTTCCTGGCCAATGTCCACCCCGACAAAGCCCTGCGGGAGGCGTCCGAGGCCTGTGAACTGCGCTGGCAGGACTTCCTGTCGTCCCTGGGCCAGAACCCGGCGCTGTACCGCGCCTTGAAGGCCGTGCCGGCCGCCGATGCGATCGACCGCGAACTGCGCCAGGCCGCACTCGACGGGCTGGTGGATTCCGGCGTCGGCCTGCCGCCGGCCCAGCGCAAGCGCGTGAAGCAGTTGTCCGACGGCCTGGCGGCGCTGGAGCAGAGCTTCCAGCGCAACATCCGCGACGCCAACACCCGGGTGGCTTTCAGCGAGGCCGAAGTGGCCGGCGTGCCCGAAGCGGTATGGAAGGATGCCAAGCGCAATGACCAGGGCCAGGTCTTGCTGGGGCTGGACATGCCGATCTACCTGCCCGTGATGCAGGGCGCCGAATCCGCGGCCGCGCGCGAGCGCATGTGGCGGGCCAAGAGCAACGAAGGCGGCGAGCCCAACCTGAAGCTGCTGGCCCAGATCCGCCAGCAGCGCCAGCAACTGGCCGCGCTGTTCCGCCAGCCCAGCTATGCCCACTTCAAGCTGCGCCGCCAGATGGCGGCCAACCCGCAACGTGCCATGGCCTTCCTGGACGAAGTGAAAGCCGCCGTCACCGTGGGGGAAAAGGGTGACCTGGAAGAGATGCGCCAGGCCAAGGCGCGCCACCTGAAGCAGGACCCCGCCGGCGTGAAGCTTCAGCGCTGGGACGTGGCGTTCTACGAAGAGCGTGTGCGCCGCGAGCGCTACGCCGTCGACCAGGAGGCCTTCCGCCCGTACTTCCCGCCCCAGCAGAGCCTGGAATTCGTGATGCGGGTGGTGGAAAAGGCGATGGGTGTGCGCTACACCCGCGTTCCAGACGTGGCGCTGTGGCACCCCGAGGCGCTGGCCTACGCGGTGGCCGATGCCGGCACCGGCCGTTCATTGGGCACGCTGTACGTGGACCTGTACCCGCGTGAAGGCAAGTACAACCACGCGGCGGTGTGGCCGCTGCGCGGGGCCTCGGTGGTCACCGGCCGCACGCCCATCGCTGCCCTGGTGGTGAACTTCGACCGCCAGGGGCTGTCACTGGAGGAACTGGAGACCCTGCTGCACGAGTTCGGCCATGCCGTGCACAACAACCTGTCGGCGGTGCGTTACGCCTCGCAGGCCGGCACTTCGGTCAAGCACGACTTCGTCGAGGCCCCGTCGCAGATGCTGGAGGACTGGGTCTACGACCCGAAGGTGCTGCAGGTCTTCCAGGAGGTGTGCCCGGCCTGCAAGCCGGTGCCGGAAGCCATGCTGGCCCAGGCCGTGAAGGCGCGCGACTTCGCCAAGGGCGTGCTCTACGCGCGCCAGCACCTGTATGCCAGCTACGACCTGGCGCTGTTCGGCACCCGGGCGCAGGACCCGCTGGCGCTGTGGCAGCAGATGGAAGGCGCCACGGCCCTCGGGCACGTGGCCGGCACCATGTTCCCGGCCGGTTTTGGCCACATCGCCGGGGGTTACGGCGCCGGCTACTACGGCTACCTGTGGAGCCTGGTGCTGGCCATGGACATGCGCACTGCCTTTGGCGACAACAAGCTGGATGCGCAGGTCGGCCGCCGCTACCGCGACACCGTGCTGGCCAACGGCTCGCAGTTCCCGCCGGACGCGTTGCTGCGGCGCTTCCTGGGCCGTGAGGCCAATGCCAAGGCCTTCTTCGACTACCTGCGCAAGTGA
- a CDS encoding propionate--CoA ligase (PFAM: Domain of unknown function (DUF3448); AMP-binding enzyme~TIGRFAM: propionate--CoA ligase; acetate--CoA ligase) has product MIMNYQAFHQRSIQQRDAFWTEQAQLVDWEKPFEQVCDYSKPPFAKWFVGGRTNLCHNAVDRHLKDRADQNALIFVSTETDTEKVYSFRQLHAEVQRMAAILKDLGVKKGDRVLVYMPMIPEAAFAMLACTRIGAIHSVVFGGFASVSLASRIDDAQPTVIVSADAGSRNGKGVPYKPLLDEAIKLAQHKPAKVLMVNRGLSDYTQVAGRDEDYATLRAKHLDTVVPCEWVESTHPSYTLYTSGTTGKPKGVQRDTGGYTVALAASMKHIYMGNAGETYFSTSDIGWVVGHSYIIYGPLIAGMATIMYEGLPVRPDAGIWWSLVEKYKVTVMFSAPTAVRVLKKQDPSFLSKYDLSSLRALFLAGEPLDEPTAKWISESLGKPIIDNYWQTETGWPILSLCNGVEKADSKFGSPGKAVYGYDVKLLDDSTGAEITEPNQKGVVAIEGPLPPGCLQTVWGDDERFVKTYWTSVPGKMVYSTFDWGVRDADGYYFILGRTDDVINVAGHRLGTREIEESISSHANVAEVAVVGVADQLKGQVAMAFVVLKDPSKAGTPEQALAHEGEIMKVVDNQLGAVARPARVRFVSGLPKTRSGKLLRRAIQAVCEQRDPGDLTTMEDPLALQQIKDLVVTR; this is encoded by the coding sequence GTGATTATGAATTATCAAGCCTTCCACCAGCGTTCCATCCAGCAGCGCGATGCCTTCTGGACCGAGCAGGCCCAGCTCGTGGACTGGGAAAAGCCCTTCGAGCAGGTGTGCGACTACAGCAAGCCGCCCTTCGCCAAGTGGTTCGTCGGCGGGCGCACCAACCTCTGCCACAACGCGGTGGACCGGCACCTGAAGGACCGCGCCGACCAGAACGCGCTGATCTTCGTTTCCACCGAAACCGACACCGAGAAGGTCTATTCCTTCCGCCAGTTGCACGCCGAGGTGCAGCGCATGGCCGCCATCCTGAAGGACCTGGGCGTGAAGAAAGGCGACCGGGTGCTGGTGTACATGCCCATGATCCCCGAGGCGGCCTTTGCCATGCTGGCCTGCACCCGCATCGGCGCCATCCACTCGGTGGTGTTCGGCGGCTTTGCCAGCGTCAGCCTGGCCAGCCGCATTGACGACGCGCAACCCACGGTCATCGTCAGCGCCGACGCTGGCAGCCGCAATGGCAAGGGCGTGCCCTACAAGCCCTTGCTGGACGAGGCCATCAAGCTGGCCCAGCACAAGCCCGCCAAGGTGCTGATGGTCAACCGCGGCCTGTCCGACTACACCCAGGTCGCCGGCCGCGACGAGGACTACGCCACGCTGCGCGCCAAGCACCTGGACACCGTGGTGCCGTGCGAATGGGTGGAATCCACCCACCCCAGCTACACGCTCTACACCAGCGGAACCACCGGCAAGCCCAAGGGCGTGCAGCGCGACACCGGCGGCTACACCGTGGCCCTGGCCGCGAGCATGAAGCACATCTACATGGGCAACGCCGGGGAGACCTACTTCTCCACCAGCGACATCGGCTGGGTGGTGGGCCACAGCTACATCATCTACGGCCCGCTGATCGCCGGCATGGCCACCATCATGTACGAAGGCCTGCCGGTGCGCCCGGACGCCGGCATCTGGTGGAGCCTGGTCGAAAAGTACAAGGTCACCGTGATGTTCAGCGCCCCCACCGCGGTGCGGGTGCTCAAGAAGCAGGACCCGTCCTTCCTGAGCAAGTACGACCTGTCGTCCTTGCGCGCGCTGTTCCTGGCCGGCGAGCCGCTGGACGAACCCACCGCGAAGTGGATCTCCGAAAGCCTGGGCAAGCCCATCATCGACAACTACTGGCAGACCGAAACCGGCTGGCCCATCCTCAGCCTGTGCAATGGTGTGGAAAAGGCCGACAGCAAGTTCGGCTCGCCCGGCAAGGCGGTCTACGGCTACGACGTGAAGCTGCTGGATGACAGCACCGGGGCCGAAATCACCGAACCCAACCAGAAGGGCGTGGTCGCCATCGAGGGCCCGCTGCCCCCGGGCTGCCTGCAGACCGTGTGGGGCGACGACGAACGCTTCGTCAAGACCTACTGGACCAGCGTGCCGGGCAAGATGGTGTATTCCACCTTCGACTGGGGCGTGCGCGACGCCGACGGCTACTACTTCATCCTGGGCCGCACCGACGACGTGATCAACGTGGCCGGCCACCGCCTGGGCACGCGCGAGATCGAAGAAAGCATCTCCAGCCACGCCAACGTGGCCGAGGTGGCGGTGGTGGGCGTGGCCGACCAGCTCAAGGGCCAGGTGGCCATGGCCTTCGTGGTGCTGAAGGACCCGTCCAAGGCCGGCACGCCCGAGCAGGCCCTGGCGCACGAAGGCGAAATCATGAAGGTGGTGGACAACCAACTGGGCGCCGTGGCGCGGCCAGCCCGCGTTCGCTTCGTCAGCGGCCTGCCCAAGACGCGTTCGGGCAAGCTGCTGCGCCGCGCCATCCAGGCCGTGTGTGAACAGCGCGACCCGGGCGACCTGACCACCATGGAAGACCCCTTGGCCCTGCAGCAGATCAAGGACCTGGTCGTCACCCGCTGA
- a CDS encoding hypothetical protein (PFAM: Protein of unknown function (DUF498/DUF598)), whose protein sequence is MQGETYNFSLTGPVPHPLSAGATTLKIQPDRLEGVNTINRLEGGRVWVGATAHEGAVLVPWQGVVLPWAVPGFDSLSPEHFAPVLALKPELVIFGSGARQRFAHPRLVAALIAQRIGVESMDSAAACRTYNVLASEGRQVVAALLPGDAG, encoded by the coding sequence GTGCAGGGCGAAACCTATAATTTTAGCCTCACGGGCCCCGTGCCCCACCCTCTGTCTGCCGGGGCCACCACCTTGAAGATCCAGCCCGACCGCCTGGAAGGCGTCAACACCATCAACCGGCTGGAAGGCGGCCGTGTCTGGGTGGGCGCCACCGCCCACGAAGGCGCGGTGCTGGTGCCCTGGCAAGGGGTGGTGCTGCCGTGGGCCGTGCCGGGTTTCGACAGCCTGTCGCCCGAACACTTCGCCCCGGTGCTGGCGCTGAAACCTGAACTGGTCATCTTCGGCAGCGGCGCGCGCCAGCGCTTTGCCCACCCGCGCCTGGTGGCGGCCTTGATCGCCCAGCGCATCGGGGTGGAAAGCATGGACAGTGCGGCGGCTTGCCGCACCTACAACGTGCTGGCCAGCGAGGGCCGGCAGGTGGTGGCAGCCCTGCTGCCGGGCGACGCGGGCTGA
- a CDS encoding aspartate/tyrosine/aromatic aminotransferase (PFAM: Aminotransferase class I and II), whose protein sequence is MALEPFLKPIAKSDKLANVCYDIRGPVLDKARQMEEEGQKIIKLNIGNIAAFGLEPPDEIVQDMIRNLPSQVAAGYTDSKGLFAPRKAIVHYTQEKHIAGVTVDDVYLGNGASELIAMSMNALLNPGDEILVPAPDYPLWTASVALSGGTPVHYLCDEGADWMPDVADIRSKITPNTKGIVVINPNNPTGALYPDSVLLEIVELARQHQLIVYADEIYDKTLYDGNTHTSIASLADDVLFCTFNGLSKNYRACGYRAGWMVVSGDKRRAKDYIVGLNMLASMRLCANTPGQLAIQTALGGYQSIKDLVAPGGRLCKQRDLAHQLLTQIPGVTAVKPKAALYMFPRLDPQMYPITDDQQFAYELLAEEKVLIVQGTGFNWIAPDHFRLVFLPNTDDLTEAVGRIDRFLGHYRRRHSR, encoded by the coding sequence GTGGCCCTGGAGCCCTTCTTGAAACCCATCGCCAAGTCCGACAAGCTTGCCAACGTGTGCTACGACATCCGCGGGCCCGTGCTGGACAAGGCCCGCCAGATGGAGGAAGAGGGCCAGAAGATCATCAAGCTGAACATCGGCAACATCGCCGCCTTCGGCCTGGAGCCACCCGACGAGATCGTGCAGGACATGATCCGCAACCTGCCCTCGCAGGTGGCCGCGGGCTACACCGACAGCAAGGGCCTGTTCGCCCCGCGCAAGGCCATCGTCCACTACACCCAGGAAAAGCACATCGCCGGGGTGACGGTGGACGACGTGTACCTGGGCAATGGCGCGTCCGAGCTCATCGCCATGAGCATGAACGCGCTGCTGAACCCGGGCGACGAGATCCTGGTGCCGGCCCCCGACTACCCGCTGTGGACCGCCAGCGTGGCCCTGTCCGGCGGCACGCCGGTGCACTACCTGTGCGACGAAGGTGCCGACTGGATGCCGGACGTGGCCGACATCCGCAGCAAGATCACGCCCAACACCAAGGGCATCGTCGTCATCAACCCGAACAACCCCACCGGGGCGCTGTACCCCGACAGCGTGCTGCTGGAGATCGTGGAACTGGCGCGCCAGCACCAGCTGATTGTTTACGCCGACGAGATCTACGACAAGACCCTGTACGACGGCAACACCCACACCAGCATCGCCAGCCTGGCCGACGACGTGCTGTTCTGCACCTTCAACGGCCTGAGCAAGAACTACCGCGCCTGCGGCTACCGCGCCGGCTGGATGGTGGTGTCGGGCGACAAGCGCCGCGCCAAGGACTACATCGTCGGGCTGAACATGCTGGCGTCGATGCGCCTGTGCGCCAACACGCCGGGGCAACTGGCGATCCAGACGGCGCTGGGCGGCTACCAGAGCATCAAGGACCTGGTGGCCCCGGGCGGGCGGCTGTGCAAGCAGCGCGACCTGGCGCACCAGCTGCTGACGCAGATCCCGGGCGTCACGGCCGTCAAACCGAAGGCTGCGCTGTACATGTTCCCGCGCCTGGACCCGCAGATGTACCCCATTACCGACGACCAACAGTTCGCCTACGAGTTGCTGGCCGAAGAAAAGGTGCTGATCGTGCAGGGCACCGGCTTCAACTGGATTGCGCCCGACCACTTCCGGCTGGTGTTCCTGCCCAACACCGACGACCTGACCGAAGCGGTGGGCCGCATCGACCGTTTCCTGGGCCACTACCGCCGGCGCCATTCGCGCTGA
- a CDS encoding beta-hydroxyacid dehydrogenase, 3-hydroxyisobutyrate dehydrogenase (PFAM: NAD binding domain of 6-phosphogluconate dehydrogenase), giving the protein MGVTMNADSRNLPRIGFIGLGVMGTPMASHLARAGHALTLCDVNAQAAQQLAATLGAPARAAATPREVGQHSDIVITMLPHGDVVQQVALGPDGLIEGLVPGSLVLDTSSSEPWLTQRTAACLAECGVAMVDAPVSGAQWGARDATLVFMVGGAAADVARVRPLLDRMGREVFHLGALGCGHAMKCINNLITAMTFSATAEGLVIGKRYGLDPAAMVKVLNVSTGMSWISQTHIEQRVLSRRFDDPFKLALMLKDIGIANTLARETGSSVPISALGQQLWQAAVRDAEPGASVSELVRWVEKQNHTEITPGARPAER; this is encoded by the coding sequence ATGGGGGTGACGATGAACGCTGACTCCCGAAACCTGCCGCGCATCGGTTTCATCGGTCTGGGTGTGATGGGCACGCCCATGGCCAGCCACCTGGCGCGGGCCGGCCATGCCCTCACGCTGTGCGACGTGAACGCCCAGGCCGCGCAGCAACTGGCCGCCACGCTGGGCGCGCCGGCCCGGGCCGCCGCCACCCCGCGGGAGGTGGGGCAGCACAGCGACATCGTCATCACCATGCTGCCCCATGGCGACGTGGTGCAGCAGGTGGCGCTGGGCCCGGACGGGCTGATCGAAGGCCTGGTACCGGGCAGCCTGGTGCTGGACACGTCCTCGTCCGAGCCCTGGCTGACGCAGCGCACGGCGGCCTGCCTGGCCGAATGCGGCGTGGCCATGGTGGATGCGCCGGTGTCGGGCGCGCAGTGGGGCGCGCGCGACGCCACCCTGGTGTTCATGGTGGGCGGCGCGGCGGCCGATGTGGCGCGCGTGCGCCCGCTGCTGGACCGCATGGGCCGCGAGGTCTTCCACCTGGGGGCCCTGGGCTGCGGCCACGCCATGAAGTGCATCAACAACCTCATCACCGCCATGACCTTCAGCGCCACCGCCGAAGGCCTGGTGATCGGCAAGCGCTACGGGCTGGACCCGGCGGCGATGGTGAAGGTGCTCAATGTGTCCACCGGCATGTCCTGGATCAGCCAGACCCACATCGAGCAGCGCGTGCTCAGCCGGCGCTTCGACGACCCCTTCAAGCTGGCGCTGATGCTGAAAGACATCGGCATCGCCAACACCCTGGCACGTGAAACCGGCAGCTCGGTGCCGATCTCGGCCCTGGGCCAGCAGCTGTGGCAGGCCGCGGTGCGCGATGCCGAGCCCGGCGCCAGCGTGAGCGAGCTGGTGCGCTGGGTGGAGAAGCAGAACCACACCGAGATCACGCCCGGCGCCCGGCCGGCCGAGCGCTGA
- a CDS encoding molybdenum cofactor biosynthesis protein A (PFAM: Molybdenum Cofactor Synthesis C; Radical SAM superfamily~TIGRFAM: molybdenum cofactor biosynthesis protein A, bacterial), protein MGETIIPLADLRYAAPVPAIPAHLSAPTGLLADRLGRPLHDLRISVTDRCNFRCSYCMPKEVFDRDYRFLPQSSLLSFEEITRLARVFVGHGVRKIRLTGGEPLLRKHLEALVEQLAALRTPEGETLDITLTTNGSVLAKKASALRAAGLKRLTVSLDALDDTIFRRMNDVDFPVADVLDGIAAAQAAGFGPIKVNMVVKRGTNDHEIAPMARFFRDQFGRGVVLRFIEYMDVGATNGWRMDEVLPSAQVLQRLQALGELKPLDAAQPGETAERWAWADGRGEVGLISSVTRAFCRDCNRARLSTEGKLFMCLFAAQGHDLRALLRGGRSDAEISAALGALWGQRDDRYSELRGSAQAPQATGQRRVEMHYIGG, encoded by the coding sequence ATGGGCGAAACCATCATTCCTCTGGCCGACCTGCGTTACGCCGCGCCGGTGCCGGCCATTCCCGCCCACCTGAGCGCCCCCACCGGCTTGCTGGCCGATCGCCTGGGCCGGCCGCTGCACGACCTGCGCATCTCGGTCACCGACCGCTGCAACTTCCGCTGCAGCTACTGCATGCCCAAGGAGGTGTTCGACCGCGACTACCGCTTCCTGCCGCAAAGCTCACTGCTCAGCTTTGAAGAGATCACGCGCCTGGCGCGGGTGTTCGTCGGCCACGGTGTGCGCAAGATCCGGCTCACAGGCGGTGAACCGCTGCTGCGCAAGCACCTGGAAGCCCTGGTCGAACAACTGGCCGCACTGCGCACGCCCGAAGGCGAAACGCTGGACATCACCCTCACCACCAACGGCTCGGTGCTGGCGAAAAAGGCCTCCGCCCTGCGCGCGGCCGGGCTCAAGCGCCTGACGGTCAGCCTGGACGCCCTGGACGACACCATCTTCCGGCGCATGAACGACGTCGACTTTCCCGTCGCCGACGTGCTGGATGGCATCGCCGCCGCGCAAGCCGCGGGCTTTGGGCCGATCAAGGTGAACATGGTGGTCAAGCGCGGCACCAACGACCACGAGATCGCGCCCATGGCGCGCTTCTTCCGCGACCAGTTCGGCCGCGGCGTCGTGCTGCGCTTCATCGAGTACATGGACGTGGGCGCCACCAACGGCTGGCGCATGGACGAGGTGCTGCCCTCGGCCCAGGTGCTGCAACGCCTGCAGGCGCTGGGTGAACTGAAACCGCTGGATGCCGCCCAACCGGGTGAAACCGCCGAGCGCTGGGCCTGGGCCGACGGCCGCGGCGAGGTGGGGCTGATCTCCAGCGTCACCCGCGCCTTCTGCCGAGACTGCAACCGCGCCCGCCTGTCCACCGAAGGCAAGCTGTTCATGTGCCTGTTCGCGGCCCAGGGCCACGACCTGCGCGCCCTGCTGCGCGGTGGCCGCAGCGACGCCGAGATCTCGGCCGCGCTGGGTGCCTTGTGGGGCCAGCGTGACGACCGCTACTCTGAACTGCGGGGCTCGGCCCAGGCGCCGCAGGCCACCGGGCAGCGGCGGGTGGAAATGCACTACATCGGCGGCTAG
- a CDS encoding cell wall-associated hydrolase, invasion-associated protein (PFAM: NlpC/P60 family), with protein MALAAQAAPDETPATAPGDAILNLLQERGLVGEQGSAALQSMRDRATDLVMTAMNFLGVPYRRGGTSAEEGFDCSGFTRYIFEHSVGLVLPRRADEQATTAGLVKVDRDDLKPGDLVFFNTLRRTFSHVGIYVGDGKFIHAPRTGAKVRVEDMRIAYWSQRFTGARRAELPNPPNPR; from the coding sequence ATGGCCCTGGCGGCGCAGGCGGCGCCCGATGAAACCCCTGCCACCGCCCCCGGCGACGCCATCCTGAACCTGCTTCAGGAACGCGGCCTGGTCGGCGAACAGGGCTCGGCGGCCCTGCAGAGCATGCGCGACCGTGCCACCGACCTGGTGATGACGGCGATGAACTTCCTGGGCGTACCGTATCGCCGTGGCGGCACCAGCGCCGAAGAAGGCTTCGACTGCAGCGGCTTCACCCGCTACATCTTCGAGCACAGCGTGGGCCTGGTGCTGCCGCGCCGTGCCGACGAGCAAGCCACCACCGCCGGCCTGGTGAAGGTGGACCGCGACGACCTGAAGCCCGGCGACCTGGTGTTCTTCAACACCCTGCGCCGCACCTTCAGCCACGTGGGCATCTACGTGGGCGACGGCAAGTTCATCCACGCCCCGCGCACCGGTGCCAAGGTGCGGGTGGAAGACATGCGCATTGCCTACTGGTCGCAGCGCTTCACCGGTGCCCGGCGCGCCGAATTGCCCAACCCGCCCAATCCGCGTTGA
- a CDS encoding PhoH family protein (PFAM: PhoH-like protein), which produces MPLPKPPTHKATLVPLAELETQAAPRGNKKSLPALLEPAQTALDLRDDRGPAAAPTKAAAPAATGAPTYVRPAQHVPATAPRRRAKRDSGPAKLFVLDTNVLMHDPMSLFRFEEHDVFLPMITLEELDGHKKGMSEVARNARQVSRELDALATDATSLDPSAGIPLAKTGRREAGGKLFFQTMLLDIKLPSGLPQGKADNQILGVVQSLRESQPGREVVLVSKDINMRVKARALGLPAEDYFNDKVLEDGDLLYSGVLPLPADFWERHGKTMESWSQGGITFYRISGPLVPVLLVNQFVYLETPGAAPLYARVTEITGKTAVLKTLKDYTHAKNAVWGVSARNREQNFALNLLLDPDCDFITLTGTAGTGKTLMTLAAGLSQVLDDRRYSEIIVTRVTVPVGEDIGFLPGTEEEKMGPWMGALDDNLEVLARGDGSAGEWGRSATQDIVRSKIKIKSLNFMRGRTFLNKFVLIDEAQNLTPKQMKTLITRAGPGTKIVCLGNLAQIDTPYLTEGSSGLTYAVDRFKGWPHSGHVMLARGERSRLADYASEVL; this is translated from the coding sequence ATGCCCCTGCCCAAGCCGCCCACGCACAAAGCCACCCTGGTCCCCCTGGCCGAACTGGAGACACAAGCCGCACCGCGCGGCAACAAGAAGTCGCTGCCGGCGCTGCTGGAACCCGCGCAAACCGCGCTGGACCTGCGCGACGACCGCGGCCCGGCTGCGGCGCCGACCAAGGCGGCCGCCCCCGCCGCCACCGGTGCGCCCACCTACGTTCGGCCGGCCCAGCACGTTCCCGCCACGGCGCCCCGCCGGCGCGCCAAGCGCGACAGCGGGCCGGCCAAGCTCTTCGTGCTGGACACCAATGTGCTGATGCACGACCCGATGAGCCTGTTCCGCTTCGAGGAGCACGACGTCTTCCTGCCCATGATCACGCTGGAAGAGTTGGACGGCCACAAGAAGGGCATGAGCGAGGTGGCGCGCAACGCGCGCCAGGTCAGCCGCGAACTTGACGCCCTGGCCACCGACGCCACCAGCCTGGACCCCAGCGCCGGCATCCCACTGGCCAAGACCGGCCGGCGCGAAGCCGGCGGCAAGCTGTTCTTCCAGACCATGCTGCTGGACATCAAGCTGCCCAGCGGCCTGCCCCAGGGCAAGGCCGACAACCAGATCCTGGGCGTGGTGCAGAGCCTGCGCGAAAGCCAACCCGGGCGCGAGGTGGTGCTGGTGTCCAAGGACATCAACATGCGCGTGAAGGCGCGTGCACTCGGCCTTCCGGCGGAAGACTATTTCAACGACAAGGTGCTGGAAGACGGCGACCTGCTGTACTCCGGCGTGCTGCCGCTGCCGGCCGACTTCTGGGAGCGCCATGGCAAGACCATGGAAAGCTGGAGCCAGGGCGGCATCACCTTCTACCGCATCAGCGGCCCGCTGGTGCCGGTGCTGCTGGTCAACCAGTTTGTCTACCTGGAGACGCCGGGCGCCGCGCCGCTGTATGCGCGGGTGACTGAAATCACCGGCAAGACCGCCGTGCTGAAGACGCTGAAGGACTACACCCACGCCAAGAACGCGGTGTGGGGGGTGTCCGCGCGCAACCGCGAACAGAACTTCGCACTGAACCTGCTGCTGGACCCGGACTGCGACTTCATCACCCTGACCGGCACGGCCGGCACCGGCAAGACCCTGATGACCCTGGCCGCGGGCCTGTCCCAGGTGCTGGACGACCGGCGCTACAGCGAAATCATCGTCACCCGGGTCACCGTGCCGGTGGGCGAAGACATCGGCTTCCTGCCCGGCACCGAGGAAGAAAAGATGGGCCCCTGGATGGGCGCGCTGGACGACAACCTGGAGGTGCTGGCGCGTGGCGACGGCAGCGCGGGTGAATGGGGCCGTTCGGCCACCCAGGACATCGTGCGCAGCAAGATCAAGATCAAGAGCCTGAACTTCATGCGCGGGCGCACCTTCCTGAACAAGTTCGTGCTCATCGACGAGGCGCAGAACCTGACGCCCAAGCAGATGAAGACCCTGATCACCCGCGCCGGCCCGGGCACCAAGATCGTCTGCCTGGGCAACCTGGCGCAGATCGACACGCCCTACCTCACCGAAGGCTCCAGCGGCCTGACCTACGCGGTGGACCGCTTCAAGGGCTGGCCGCACAGCGGCCACGTGATGCTGGCGCGCGGCGAACGTTCGCGCCTGGCCGACTACGCCAGCGAGGTGCTGTAG